Proteins encoded within one genomic window of Anastrepha ludens isolate Willacy chromosome 4, idAnaLude1.1, whole genome shotgun sequence:
- the LOC128861894 gene encoding uncharacterized protein LOC128861894 — MVEGISGVACSRTKGSVRFTIKSIFSKFELDIHALVIGSITSVTPAVSVDIGQWRHLANLQLADPHFGTPGHVDVLLGADVWGSIVEGDVIHGGYDEPHAQLTRLGWVVFGPASVPGHSSTTVGNYCAQIRDESYLEDLICNFWKLEEVPVTTKSSDDECERFFATTHQRMADGRYVVRLPFRQDGQPLGDSYVNARRQFSRLERRLAADPDMHAKYIAFMREYESLGHMERVVQPVVQSGCYYIPHHAVLGKFRVVFNASAPTSNGLSLNDIQLVGSPIQDSLINIILRFRRYAIAITADVEKMFRQVLVAAQDRDFQRILWRESPSEEVITYRLSTVTYGMACSPHNAIRAMHQCAYDSFDKIHDRNMGIQAREAILSSFYVDDFLTSCSTVDSAITLATNIDTILTAGGFKLRKWNSNDAAVLIPLGKGLSPTECPIDAPVASVLGLRWSPVDDILLFNVELKQPGGVYTKRSVLSEVAKLFDPTGFLSPVVVVGKIFIQTLWSAGIDWDTALTTELREIWLTFRNDLTALNMLRIPRWLGMKEGSTTTLYGFCDASQKAYAAVVYARTTNSQGDVHVALITARTKVAPLRGATIPRLELCAAQLLAETLRNVRSALGLVDQVASLWSDSTITLCWLRKQPETLKPYVSNRVRRIQELTLRDEWHYVRSSQNPADCASRGISASELLDHHLWWSGPSWLRDDTIDPTCHPKLRDCDEAVVNSERRVQCLAVTVTNLTLTTRRLDGEIIPLTDRFSSLKKLIHTTALILRWLPRSRSFRRSTIDPQEMETALEWLMRIDQMNAFPKDIRCIQGGSALPTASSILPLNPYLDDHGLLRVGGRISKSALIEAHRHPIILPKSTGLVRLLITQAHIDTLHGGTQLTLQTLRCRFWIIHGRVAVRSLILKCVICRRNRGAVLTQQMASLPRHRVQAARPFIASGVDYCGPFNLRIGTKRSRTTVKTYLAIFVCTATKAVHIEVADDLSTQAFLDVFTRFVSRRGPCRDLYSDNGTAFVGANRVLKEDLAAWFKERSIQSLADLGTRWHFITPSAPHQGGLWEAAVKSAKRHLVRVVGTQALWYSQLQTLATRIEACLNSRPLVPLHDDPDDKYALTPADFLIGSQIIAIPEPDVSEIPANRVKHWQWLRQMHQLFWKRWNEEYLATLQARTKWQRRVPNIRLGDIVVIRHENLPPTHWRLARVTELHPGTDGAVRNVTLATAHGSCTRAVQKLCLLLEDHIETNVSTGEDV; from the coding sequence ATGGTGGAGGGAATTAGTGGAGTTGCATGTTCGAGGACCAAGGGTAGCGTCCGATTTACgataaaaagcattttttctaaatttgaacTGGACATTCATGCATTGGTTATTGGTTCGATCACTTCCGTTACACCAGCGGTTAGTGTCGATATTGGGCAATGGAGACATTTGGCAAATCTCCAATTGGCAGACCCACATTTTGGTACTCCGGGTCATGTTGATGTACTTCTTGGTGCTGATGTCTGGGGTTCGATTGTAGAAGGGGATGTCATACATGGAGGGTATGATGAACCTCACGCACAGCTTACCCGACTTGGTTGGGTTGTATTTGGGCCAGCGTCCGTTCCGGGCCATTCTAGTACAACAGTTGGCAATTATTGCGCGCAGATTAGAGACGAGTCTTACTTGGAGGATctcatttgtaatttttggaaGCTCGAAGAAGTACCGGTGACAACTAAGAGCTCGGATGATGAATGCGAGCGGTTCTTTGCCACTACACACCAACGTATGGCCGACGGACGCTATGTTGTGAGATTGCCATTCCGTCAAGATGGTCAACCGTTAGGCGACTCTTACGTCAACGCTCGACGTCAGTTCTCGCGTTTGGAGCGACGTCTGGCTGCGGATCCGGACATGCATGCAAAATATATAGCGTTTATGAGGGAATATGAGTCCCTTGGCCATATGGAAAGAGTTGTTCAGCCAGTTGTTCAATCCGGATGCTATTATATTCCCCACCATGCTGTATTGGGAAAGTTTAGAGTGGTGTTCAATGCATCCGCTCCTACCTCCAACGGGCTTTCGCTTAACGATATCCAACTGGTTGGATCCCCCATTCAAGATTCGTTAATCAACATTATCCTCCGCTTCCGACGCTATGCCATCGCGATCACAGCCGATGTGGAGAAGATGTTTCGCCAGGTTCTCGTGGCAGCACAAGACAGAGACTTTCAGCGTATACTTTGGCGTGAATCTCCATCAGAGGAAGTAATTACTTACCGGCTGTCTACTGTCACGTATGGCATGGCATGCAGTCCTCATAATGCGATAAGGGCTATGCATCAGTGTGCGTACGACAGCTTCGACAAGATTCACGATCGCAATATGGGCATCCAAGCGCGAGAAGCCATTCTCTCATCATTCTACGTGGATGATTTCCTCACCAGTTGTAGCACCGTCGACAGTGCTATCACTTTAGCAACGAATATCGACACCATACTGACCGCTGGAGGCTTTAAGTTAAGGAAGTGGAATTCTAATGACGCCGCCGTATTGATTCCATTAGGGAAGGGCTTATCACCGACGGAATGCCCTATTGATGCACCAGTGGCCTCTGTGCTAGGTTTGCGATGGAGTCCAGTCGACGACATCCTGCTGTTCAACGTGGAACTCAAGCAACCCGGCGGTGTATACACCAAGCGCAGTGTGCTCAGCGAGGTGGCGAAGTTGTTTGACCCAACAGGATTCTTGTCACCCGTAGTGGTGGTGGGGAAGATATTTATTCAAACTCTTTGGTCCGCAGGTATTGATTGGGATACTGCTCTAACAACGGAATTACGAGAAATTTGGCTAACATTTCGCAATGACCTTACTGCTCTCAACATGCTTCGGATACCTCGTTGGCTTGGGATGAAGGAAGGGTCGACTACCACGCTTTATGGGTTCTGCGATGCCAGCCAAAAGGCATATGCTGCTGTGGTGTACGCTCGAACAACGAATTCTCAGGGGGACGTTCACGTAGCTTTAATTACGGCCCGAACCAAGGTGGCACCCCTAAGAGGAGCCACTATACCTCGCTTAGAGCTATGTGCGGCACAGTTACTAGCTGAGACTCTTCGAAACGTCCGAAGTGCATTAGGATTAGTCGACCAAGTAGCATCTTTGTGGTCAGACTCGACTATCACCCTCTGTTGGTTGCGAAAACAGCCTGAGACGCTTAAACCCTATGTATCAAATAGGGTCCGGCGAATACAAGAGTTAACTTTGAGGGATGAATGGCATTATGTACGTTCCTCGCAAAACCCCGCGGATTGCGCTAGTAGAGGCATATCTGCTTCAGAACTTTTGGACCACCATTTATGGTGGAGTGGTCCCAGTTGGCTACGGGATGACACAATAGATCCCACCTGTCACCCTAAACTACGTGATTGCGATGAAGCTGTAGTGAATAGCGAGAGAAGGGTACAGTGTTTAGCCGTCACAGTCACTAATTTAACATTGACAACGCGACGTTTAGACGGGGAAATTATTCCGCTTACAGATCGATTCAGCTCGTTAAAAAAACTTATACATACTACGGCGTTAATACTGAGGTGGCTTCCTAGAAGTCGGAGTTTTCGCCGTTCCACAATTGACCCCCAGGAGATGGAGACGGCGTTAGAATGGCTTATGAGGATCGATCAAATGAATGCGTTTCCGAAAGACATTAGGTGCATACAGGGTGGGTCGGCATTACCCACTGCTAGTAGTATACTCCCGTTAAATCCTTATCTAGATGACCACGGACTACTACGAGTTGGAGGCCGCATTTCGAAATCTGCGTTAATCGAGGCACATAGACACCCAATCATTCTTCCGAAGTCAACGGGGCTAGTCCGGCTGCTTATTACACAGGCACATATCGACACTCTTCACGGCGGAACTCAGCTGACTCTTCAAACTCTTCGATGTCGCTTTTGGATTATTCATGGGAGAGTAGCAGTACGTAGTCTGATCCTCAAATGTGTCATATGTCGTCGCAACCGGGGAGCTGTTTTAACACAACAAATGGCCTCGCTACCTCGGCATCGGGTTCAGGCAGCTCGACCCTTCATTGCGTCCGGTGTTGATTACTGTGGCCCGTTCAACTTGCGTATTGGGACCAAAAGATCGCGGACTACAGTGAAAACGTACTTGGCGATTTTTGTTTGTACGGCGACGAAGGCTGTTCATATTGAGGTTGCTGATGATCTCTCCACACAGGCTTTTTTGGACGTATTTACTCGGTTTGTTAGCCGGCGAGGTCCATGTAGGGACTTGTACAGCGACAACGGAACTGCGTTCGTTGGAGCTAACCGCGTTCTGAAGGAAGACTTAGCCGCCTGGTTTAAGGAACGGAGTATTCAGTCACTGGCTGATTTGGGTACCCGGTGGCATTTTATAACGCCGAGCGCTCCACATCAAGGAGGCCTATGGGAAGCAGCTGTGAAGTCTGCAAAGCGGCACTTAGTACGCGTAGTGGGTACGCAAGCACTTTGGTACTCTCAGCTACAGACGTTGGCGACTCGCATCGAGGCTTGTCTGAATTCTCGCCCACTCGTACCATTGCACGATGACCCGGATGACAAGTATGCATTAACTCCAGCCGACTTCTTAATAGGATCTCAAATAATAGCTATCCCAGAGCCAGACGTTTCAGAGATTCCTGCCAACCGAGTGAAGCACTGGCAATGGTTACGGCAGATGCATCAGCTCTTTTGGAAAAGATGGAATGAGGAGTATTTGGCAACTTTACAGGCGAGGACAAAGTGGCAACGACGGGTTCCTAACATAAGACTGGGTGACATCGTGGTAATACGCCACGAAAATCTACCACCTACTCATTGGAGACTAGCACGCGTCACTGAACTCCACCCAGGCACCGACGGAGCAGTCAGAAATGTTACACTGGCAACCGCACATGGTTCGTGCACCCGGGCCGTGCAGAAGCTATGCCTTCTTTTGGAGGATCACATTGAAACCAACGTTTCAACCGGGGAGGATGTCTAA
- the LOC128861893 gene encoding uncharacterized protein LOC128861893, giving the protein MSELNLRQFHAAAILRMYDQTKEAKAGDLNVTQIDQRIKSAAVHFDRMLTNHEALVGAAKEEDLEVHSGWWDSTEAAYIDLCATLNQRRRELEGESLPANNSHKVSPMELKLEPLCIPSFDGSAYKWLAFKDAFETLVHQRDLPVAYKLGKLRQAVKAEAVPLVGSLYSGGYEEVWTALKNRYDNPKQLAEIHVARFLNMKSQTEDTSRALLGVVDGVNESLRALAVMKLPVDKWDALTVPIVVSKLSTRTQREWCMNCSPTELSTLNELLAFLEKRAHSLSTELCPVADHHEVLHSPSKQKNTLRLLKSNLATTDDGNCQHCRGSHKVMRCPVILALKPEQRFEALKRSNLCFNCLRSGHSSKLCSSGNCRQCGHRHHTIFCRHKSQQPISSNEVDSSVARPDIISNPPSL; this is encoded by the coding sequence ATGTCGGAGTTAAATCTACGCCAGTTCCATGCGGCCGCTATTTTGCGGATGTATGACCAAACGAAAGAGGCGAAGGCTGGTGACCTCAATGTCACTCAAATTGATCAGCGTATAAAATCTGCTGCCGTCCATTTTGATCGGATGCTCACAAATCATGAGGCGTTGGTTGGCGCAGCCAAGGAGGAGGACTTAGAGGTACACTCAGGATGGTGGGACTCCACCGAAGCTGCCTACATAGATTTGTGCGCAACGCTGAATCAACGACGAAGGGAGTTGGAGGGTGAATCTCTGCCTGCCAACAATTCGCACAAAGTTTCGCCAATGGAATTAAAATTAGAGCCGCTGTGTATACCATCGTTTGACGGATCCGCTTATAAGTGGCTTGCATTTAAGGATGCATTTGAGACATTGGTTCATCAGCGGGATTTGCCGGTGGCATACAAGTTGGGGAAATTGCGCCAGGCAGTTAAGGCAGAGGCGGTTCCGTTGGTTGGAAGTTTGTATTCGGGTGGCTATGAAGAAGTGTGGACGGCGCTGAAAAATCGATATGACAACCCTAAGCAATTAGCGGAGATCCACGTTGCTAGATTTCTGAACATGAAGTCACAGACTGAGGATACGTCCAGGGCGTTACTGGGTGTCGTTGATGGGGTAAACGAGTCCTTGCGAGCGTTAGCGGTAATGAAGTTACCTGTCGACAAATGGGATGCCCTTACCGTCCCCATTGTGGTTTCTAAACTCTCTACTCGCACACAGCGAGAATGGTGCATGAATTGCTCCCCTACCGAGCTATCCACTTTAAATGAGTTGCtggcatttttagaaaaacgagCGCACAGTCTTTCGACAGAACTTTGCCCGGTAGCGGATCATCATGAAGTGCTGCATTCTCCGTCAAAGCAGAAAAACACACTCCGTCTTCTAAAGTCTAACCTCGCCACAACTGATGATGGCAACTGTCAACACTGTAGAGGATCACACAAGGTTATGCGTTGTCCGGTGATTCTAGCCTTGAAACCAGAGCAACGTTTTGAAGCTTTAAAGCGATCGAACCTATGCTTTAACTGTTTGCGGTCCGGGCATTCATCCAAGCTTTGTTCCTCTGGTAACTGTCGCCAGTGCGGCCACAGACATCATACTATTTTTTGCCGTCACAAATCACAACAACCTATTTCAAGCAACGAGGTAGATTCGTCTGTGGCTAGGCCAGACATAATATCCAATCCACCATCATTATGA